CCCAGCATGGGCGACTCCGACACAGTCATCAACATGAAACCTTGCTGTAAACGACTCCTGGAGGATGACTGCAATGTCGCCGGAAGCTGTAAACGCTCCGAAGCACATTTGGCGACGTATATTGAAGTCTGCCAAAAGAATGGAACCTAACATACCCAGCCCGTAGGGACCCTGATCGTTTTTCCTATCCCTGAAAGCACCGAGAAACTGTCGAGAAGGGTACTCTGTCCACTAAGAATGCCCCCTATCGAGATCAGCACATTTGGGGGTTTCTCTTGAGCGTGTTACCTCCCGAGAATGCTTTTTCTCAAAACCCACCCTCCCGAGAGGACGATCGTCGTGAGTGGCGTATCCTGAAGATGTACTAATTAAGAATCTTGGCTTCTCAGAGCACCTTCTGTGAGAGGCGCTTGTCACgaggctcaagcttcttccCCTGTGCCTATCAGTTCGACAGACTTCAGTGTTCTGGATTCAACTGACTTCTTGTTGTCTCAAAAAGTTTTCTGTGCGTCCCCTGGATCTTGTCTAgtcatcctcttcaaggACGAGTCGTTGCTCGTCAGCTGTCTGGCTCGGAAATGGGGATCGATAGTTCGATGAAGTGCAAAAGGTTCGGTTTGGTTCTCAAAGAAGCGTTGGCTGAGTGTAGCGTAAGCTCGATGGAGTCTGTAACGCTGATCTGGTACCAAGGTCAGTAGTTTGGATAGCCTGGATAGATGAACGAGCAGGCTGGTGCCTGACAGAGGCTTCTCCAGGTAGACGAGGCCGCCAGCACTAAACTTCTTCCATCCCAGGAGCGAACTAACGGCCTGGGTCACATCAACCGTACTGGAGAAGCAAAGAACATGGACCAGTGGCGTCGATCTTTCAGATGAGCTAGCCCCTGAGGGTCTGGTAGTGTCTTGGGGAATGTCGGGAGTCTTCGATCGATGGCTGGAACGCCGCGAGTATCGTAGTAACGCTTCAAAGGCTTTATCGCTGAGGGTACTGATCAGTAGAGAGTAACAAAAGGGTACTGGGGCATTAATGACTGACCTGATGGGCTGAGAATGCGAGAGTCTGCTACACAAATATACTGCAACAGTCAGATTTGATCAATACTCCTGTGTGCCGAATTCGCTGGCGCAGTACCTGGGAGAGACAAATGTGAACGAGGAGACGATGGTCTCGGATCCGACCTCATTTTCCGCCGCCCGGCACTTGTCAACCTTCACCCCCACCCGGGGATGCATGGATGGTGATCCGTCCCTGGCACATAGATCCAGTGGGGCAGAATGGGGACGTTGAAACAGCTAGAAAGATGTTTGCTTGCGTGCATGAACCTTATTCAAAGCTTCATGCAGGTCGAGGAAGAATACTGTCAAAGGGGGACGCGCTGGAAATCAAACGAAGCAAACATGGACAAAGGGGGATGGTTTGGAATACTAAGGGCGTTGAACGTAGGCTTCAATTATTAAAGAATGGTGCCTGATTATTTGACGAACGGGACGCGGCTTGGTGCCAAAACTTCAGGGGACTAACAGTGATGGTAGTGGTTTGGAGGGGCCGACGCATCCTGAATGCCCTCCCGCCGGCCGCGCCAGCACGGCACATGTAGGAAGAACCAAGACAGCACGCCATGATTAGTAGATTTGCATGAATCCAATATTGACGGAAAATTAATTCATCAAGGAAAACATGCTTCTATTGCGCCATGGTTTTCAAATATCATCGAGTGCAATAGATGTAAATGTCCATGCCCAGGTGACACACTCTACGAAATACcaatcatcatcaacaccaagattTTGGGATTACGGGCATGAGGTAACTGGATGCGAGGGCACATCTGGGAGGGCGTGCCACAGATTGGGGCGCGGCTGGCGTGGATGAATCGGCATCCGTAGCCGTGACCCTGACGGCCCAGCTGCACCTTGATATCAACCCACGATGCATCACCTCCTCGTCACCAAGCGAGGCGAGCGCACAAAGTCACAATTCAAATCAAATAGATCAAAATTAATTAGGCGGGAGACTTCAATAGAATCTCAGGGAATTACAGTGACCTCAGGGGGCGTGCAAGGCCGGTAGACCTCGTCCCAGCGGACCAGGACAGCAGTCGCCCTCCCTATATCAAAATAACTGCGTGCCAAGACACATCACCCCTATAAACTCTATGCTTTACGTCTGCCTGGCACTGGACTCGGTCGGTTTTGTCCTTATTGTCCAATGGGCGTGGCTCCTTCCGTCTGATAACCTGGCAACGGACCGTCCGAACGTGGCCGTGACAAAGCATCCACGCTCGTGAGCCgccccttcccttcccgCAGTTCTTTCTCCGATCAGGGCAAAAATTCCCAACAACCCTCGCTCCCCTTCCACAACATTCTCTCCCATCACCTTCCCAACCTGATTCCCCTCCGAGattttcttcctctcctaCCCACCCTCACCCTCCCTCACCCACACAtcaaacatcaacaacatcttCCTGGTTCACCATACCCGCATGGAAGTGAACCCGGGATCTTTGTTTCTTTGATCTTGATCgtatctctttctctctcaGCTTCCTTTCGGGAGCATCGCATACAGCAACACCTGCTCTTTGATCTAGCACTTAGTCATTTTGTTCACATCTCGTACCACCGCGAACCAAGGCAACATGGCTCATCGCCGTGATCCCGCCTTCGAGAAGGCCATCTCGCCTCCTTCGGACAATGGTCCAGTTGAATCGTTCCAGGTCTCGCCGACCTCGTCTCAGGACACTCGCGTCGCCATGTACTCCACCGACGAGGGAGCTTCCAACgctgccaagggcaagggccgTGCCGTCGACGCCCCCAACGGCTTCTCTGGCGCTTCTTCCGATGCCGCTACTGTTCGAACCCGTATCTACCCTCACGTCGAAGAGGATCCCTTCGCGGGACCGTCGACCGCCTCCGGCCAGTCTATCAACCCCGGGCTTTCGCCCATGGCCTCGGCTTTTCAGCCCACTCCCACCTTTCAGCCGAACGATGGAGTCCTCGATTTTCTCAGCACTGACCTGGGAATATCTCGCCTGATCGAGGTttctggtgatggtgtcacCGTCACCGTCGCTGAAGTCGGAAACTTCGTCACCGTAAGTACCATCTCCTGCCGACCGAGTGAACGAAGAATCTAACAAACCGCTAGGGAAAGGCGAAGGATGATGGAGTCCAGATTCATGGAGGTCGTACTCTGTCTACTACTGATTGCAAGGTGTATATCAGTTTTGAGGACCTCCGCGACGCTGGCTGGGCCTCTACCGTGCTGCGACAGAAGCACGGATGGATCAACGGTTTTCTTCACGGAAACATGACCGAGGTTAGTCTTCTCACCGAATGCTTTCATTTTACAATAAGCTAATGTAGTCTCTTAGAACGGCTACGAATATGCCGGCGATCAGCGACTGACTCACCTGGGTCAAGTTGCCATTTTTGCCTCCCCACCATTCGGTGCTGTCGCCGACCCTatccaggttgtcgaggtagccaaggccatcttgaacTCACATGGCCAGCTGTTTGGACTCGTCAAGCAGCTCGGGTGGGGTGATGGATCTTTCCGAGCCATCGGCCAGTTTTGCAAGGTCGCGGACGCCATCAACGCCGTTCGAGTTTTCAACGGTGTCACTCCTCACGTAAGCATTCCTTTCGTCCCAAGAATTCAAAACATGCAGACGATGCCTAACGCTGCTTCCCAGGGGCTCCACCTGGAGGTTACCGCTCCTATCGGGCCCAGCAATGCCAAGGCCACGGGTGGAAACGATCCCGCCATGCATGGACTCGCTCTTGTCCATGTCGCCAACCGCCAGCAGGGAGCTGGAGGTGGAAACCGCCCTGTTCATGCCCCATACCTCATCCCATCCGCTCCGGCCAGCATGCAGTATGGGATGCAGGGCATGCACCTTGTCGGTCCTGCTTACCAGGCTCCTCCCTCCCCTGCCATGACCTCTCGTCATGGTGCCAACATCCACTCGCCTTCCCGTTACCGCAACGGTAACCATTACAACTATCATCATGCGTACCACAATGGTATGCTCACGCGATGGAATCCTCGCCGACAGCCTCGTTCTCACCGCGCTGGTCGGAATGTTAACAGCACCAATCATGTTGACCTGCAGGAAGTCATTTCGGGCCGCGACTGTCGCACGACTGTAAGTTTTACGCTCTCTTGTGGACTGCCTTTGATACTGACTGCAATTAGATTATGCTGCGCAACATTCCCAACAAGGTTGATCAGCCCATGCTCAAGCGTTTTGTTGATGAGTCAAGCTTTGGCAAGTACGACTTCATGTACTTGCGCATTGACTTCGCAAACGATTGCAAGTAAGTTACTTCTGCTTTGTGGACATGATCAGTGCTGATTCTTTTTAGTGTTGGGTATGCTTTTATCAACTTCGCAAAGGTAAGTTCCGACACACTCCACCTTTCAAGTTCCATGCTGACCACCTTAGGCGGAGTACATTATCCCCGTACGTCAAACATCGATGATGGAGCTTACGTGCAGACACAACTGACTTAGTGACGCAGTTTGTTGAGCATCGTGCCAACAAGCGCTGGTAAGTAACGGATTTGGGAACCTGGCTCTATCATACCTAACCACACCATAGGAACTTGTTTCGTTCCGACAAGGTGGCTGAGGTCTCTTATGCCAGTAAGTTTACTCTCTCCTTGACGAAGCGGCAGCAACTGACACGGCTTAGCGATTCAGGGGAAAGACTGCCTCGTGCAGAAATTCCGCAACAGCTCAGTAATGCTGGAGGCCGAGCATTATCGGCCCAAGGTGAGTTGATTCCTCAGCCCTTCTCTGTCCCTTACCTAATATGCCTAGTTGTTCTACACGGATCATTGCGAGGACCAGCAGTTGATTGGCCGTGAGGAGCCGTTCCCCGGTCCCGACAACCACTCGAAGATGAAGCGATCTTGCGAGAATGCTGAGCATGTTGGTAAGTGTTTTTCAATCCAAGTCTTGTTTCATATGCTGACTCTGCTTGCCGCAGGGCTCTTTACCCCCAACGCTGGCCAGCACTACCGCGATGAGcagcgccgccgccgctctcAGTATGATCGCGGGACTCGTCTCGCCgtcttggaggagatgcATGAGACTACCATCGGGCCTTACTATGCCCGTGACCTCAACATGCGTCGTTGAGGCTTGGATCACATcactcttcctcttcagaAGTCATTTTGATTTTTGATTTTTTTCAAAAGTCATTTTGCTCCTTGAGTGGTCGTTGAGGCACATTGGCACTACGCCCATTGGCTTGACGCGCAGAATTCGATTTCGGAGGCTTTTCCAGGGGTTTGAAGGCTATGGCCTGGTCTGCATTATCTCGGTTGGTCGTCTCGAATAGTCACAGGAAGAAATAGCTCTTCGTAGCTACATGGAATCAATGATATGGATCAACAAAGTTTGGCAGTGATGCATGTATGCGCGTGTCGGTGCTTGGCAGCTGGCGTCCCTGTCACATCACTGCGAAGCATGTCACGTTGTGGAAAAGTACCTCTAACCATCTAGTAGCCGAAGAAAATACGCCATTACTATCTATGCGGCCAGCCGCGATTTATGGGGATGAGGGATTCTCAGGTAAAGCAGGTAAGGGTTTACGTGAGTTGTTTGGATGCATGGCAGGGGAGCGACGGAGGAGAGCAGGCTGGGCTTCATGAGACGAGAGAGAAGCATCCGTGGAAGATGTATAACCATCAACAGGCCCAGGTGTTGGAGGCGGCGAGAGCTGCTCGCATCCAAGACGAGAGTCATCGACGAACGAGGTGCGACGACGAAGATCAGCAGAAGACACGTCTCCAGCTGATGACGACAGGGGAATGTAGTCTCTTCTCGACCGAGGCGTCAACAGAGACGGGTCCTCTCCATCGGTATCGTATGAATTCCCATACAGAGCGCGAACACGACCTGGCGACGAAGCTGAGGCGTCATACGAGGCCAAGTTGGCCTGGTCCATGAAGGGCGCAAGGTAAGGGAGGGACACACCCCgagagaagatgacgagTAACAGGCAGGACAGAAGAAGCACGGCTTGCACTATGGCCATGCGTTTCTGGAAGACGACctcgtcggcgaggaggttCAGACGGGTGCTGAGAGCAACGATCTCACGGTTGGACTGCTCGCGCTGGCTTTCCAGTGCGATGACGGTAGACTGCCATATTTGGTCGTACTGCTCGCGGACGGACCGCagctcggcgaggacggtctggttgaggttgtcgagaaaCAGGGTCGCTTTGGAGATTTGCTTTTGCTCCGTGCGATGGAGGGTGTCGGACATGTGGCGGGCCTGATCCTCGACGTACTTGAGGGAGAGTGTGAGGTTGGATTCGACTTGGTGGAGACGCTTGGAGATGGCTTTGAAGAAGCCTTCCTGAACAGTGGGAGATGCGGGAGAATTTGATGTCGTGGCGGTTGTGCGGTTTTTGGGGTTGGCCGTGTTTGCTGGTGAGGGTTTTGCGATGGATGTGGAGGCCGAACTAGAGGTCGAGGTGGAcgaggttgaagctgtctTGGCGCTTGTTGCTGGAGCCGTCGAGTTTGAGCCGGTGCTAGCACTCGAagaggagatggaagaagggcTAGTTGGTGAGATGGCTGGTGTTGCGCTTGGAGAGGCGgtggatgaagatgacgaggatgtggCATCTTCCGTCGCTGGGTATTCGGCCCTACGGACGTGAGGTGTCGAGGCACCACTCCTTTCCCTATCCTCCGTTGATACGTTCTGAGAGCTTGCGCTAATTCCCTCGATAGAACTGGTATCAGGCTGGCTGGGGACTCTGCCTGTCGTCGCGTTGAACGAGGCAGGGCAGACCAATGGGGCCAAGAACAGCATTGTGGGATCATCGACTTCACAATACGGCATTTTTTCTGTCGATGTTGGCACGATGGGTTCCTGAGGCTTCTCGATTTCCAGGGGCTTTGCAGATTCATCCTCTGGACTGGGTAGCTGTTGAGGCTCTTCATGGTCCTCATGGGAATCATCATCACGGTCCTTCCACGAGTCGAGCATTCGAGAACCGTGGATACGGATCAATGACACCGGGCAATAATACTCGTTGCCATACTGAGTCAGGAACTCGATGCGGACATACTTGGCCCAGATCTGCGGGTTTTCCACCAGGAAGGGTTGGATATCTCGCGAGTTCCTTGCCTCAAAGGAACCGACCTCCTTCCACTTGTCGGGCTTAACGGGATAGCGGTCACTAACACTGACACGGAATAGGCGGACCATGCTGGAGAAGAACTCAAAGTTTGCAATGACGACGGTGTCGATGAGGACGTCGTCGCTGAgctcgacgatgacgaacTTGCGCGGGGCCGAGCACTCGAGGAGCATGTACGAGTCCTTgttctcgacgaggatggccttggcgTTCTTTGCGCCGGGGCTCGACTTGAGGACGGTGGCGCCGGCATCAAACGACGAGTAGGAGAAGCGCTCCTTGCACGTTTTGCCGGCGTCTTTGGTCTTGTGGATGGAGCCTTCCTCGTACACGACGGCCTGGCCTGCGCCGTCCCTCCCGGGAATCTCGACGTCGCCGCCAGAGGGGCGATCTTTTTGCTCCCCGGCGTTATCGAGGTAGTTGTCAAAGTTGAGAGATatctcgtcctcctcgccgaggccgGCGTGGCCCATGTCTGGGGGTATCCTGTCGTCTGCGCGACGAGGCTGGTTGTTTCGGGATCGCAGGTCCTGGGGGTCCTGACCGGTCTTCCGAAGCATCATTTCCTTCCAGTCCTCAAAGGACATGAAGGGTTTTGTTGGCTCCTCGCCTGCGGCATCTTGTTCGCCCTCGGCGGTGGCGGCGGGGGTGGAAGATTGGGACTCGGCGTCTGCGCTGGAGGATTGCGGCGCATCGCTGCTGGTCACGTTGGACGGGGCATCGGCGGTCGCATTGGCTGCTGAGGGTGTTGCGCTCGACCAAGAGCTCGTCAGACAGGATTGTGGGAGGGTATGGGTGATGTAGTTGATGGTTCGGGCATCGCAGGACGAGACGGTCGTGGACGTCGACGAGTCGGCGCGACTGGACTCTTGGCtctgggcttgggcttgggtcGGAGGCGTCCAGGCTGACGAGATGGCTAGGAGGCGGAGGACAGTCGAGCCCAAGGACGGAGTCATGGTCGAGGGGACATTGGGACTTTGCGTTGAGGGGGGTTTTCGCTCGTCGGGGGGCGTTGATGGACGGACGTTGGTGTGGGTGAGACTTGTACCGACGATCTCTCGACCCACCGACGTGTCCACAGCGCTGATTGGCTGGCAGGGTCGTATTATAGTCCTCGCAGGGAACAAAGCTCAACTCCTTTTATTTAGGATTGATAGAgtggaggttgaagagagaAGAATTTGGAGATGTAATTGCTGTCTAATTCCTGGTGTTGTGTCTTTGCACTTGCACTTGTACTGCGGAACGCAGACGCAGttgagagagaaggaagaagaggctcAAATACAGCATACTAGCAAGCAATTCCTACCAAATGACAAAAAATAGGCTCTTGATTCCTTTCGAGAAAAATTAGAAAATCAAAGGAATCATGTTGAATTGGACAGGAAATAGTATCTACATCACGAGATTTGGCAGTGCATCATGGTGTGGCGCATGGTGGAGTGTGACTCGGAAGATGCTTCAGCTACCAGCTACAGCAAAATAGTGCCAGAAATACCATTTGGCTTCATAAAAGAACTGATTTGAAATCATGCATCAAACCCCATTAAAATCCATGGCATGCCCTTTTCGATCAGGTATCCTCCCTTGCTTGCAAGGATGAGGCGTCTGCCAACtctcctcggccatgtcCTCCTCTCACATCAGAATGGAAAATTTGCGCCAACGACCATTCACCAGAACCCAGCTTCGGTCGAGAATGCAGTCGACGCATGGGTCTCGCTTTCGAGTGAGCCCAAAGTAGTTCAGGTGGTAATCACCACAGGGCTTGGTATCGCAGCACCAGCGCATACGAAGGAGTTCGTCTGGGCCGCGGTGGCCGCAGACCATTCTGGAAGGGGCAACGTCGAACCAGCACATTTTCTGTAGTAGAAACTTGTTAGCTCTATGAGTGCATGATGTAATAAGAAGTGAGATGTGACTATACCGGTGGTGGAATGGCGCTTGGAGTCGATAGGAGAAGCTGGTGAACTGATGGAGGCTGGGGATGCTTGCGCAACTGAAGAGGAAGATAAGCATGATATTTCTGCACGGGAAAGAATATCATACCTGGTGATGCGTGTTGCTTGAAGTCGTAGAGAATGCTCGGATGTAATGCTCTGATATCGTATGCCGTTGGTGTTTGGGCGAGGAGGGGTTGACGAGCAGAAGTTGAAATCTGGCGCAGAACAATTGCAAGTTCGTGCCGCCAGGCAAAAGGTCAGTCACCATATGGATGAGTCGGTGCCTGAACAACACTGGCCAAATATCCACTGTCGTTTGCTAATCGGTGCACTGCGAGCTCTTTAGTCAGGGGACTCGATAATGACAGGTGACCTTGATGGGCAAACAGCCGAATTATAGCTCCATTGTACCTGTTGAATGATGTAATTTTCAGTATATTCTTTGACATGCACGAGAGTAGCCTACAGAAACCAATGTGGTGCATTGTAGGCCCGTGGTGCGCACTTTGAAAAAGTCTCCATCATGTTCGGGTCTACGCAGCATTACGCCCCTATGATCTATTGCCTGGATTAAAATACATCTTCTCATGTCTTCTAAGAAGCCTTTGATAGCTGCTGCCTCAAACCTGGGACACTGAGCCCCTTGATCACTCCATCCTTGGTGACAAAGTCAATCTCGTCCACAGGCAACCCCTGATAGCGGAACTGATCAACTGAGAACCAGTTGGCGCAGTAGTCTTTAAAAACACCAGTAGCAGACCTCTGGTTGGTGACAGATTCGAATACTACACGCCAACGCTCGTTCTCGCCGACTGGATAGATGCGTGCGTCGACGTTGGGATTGTTGCCGCCACTGATCGCTGCCCAAGCCTTTAGGACAGACTTGCCCTGACTTGTCCACTCTGTGATCTTGATTCCAGGATCTTGGTCAAGAGTGAGAACAAAGGAGTCTTTGTCGTTCGTGTATTTCCCAGTGTACTTGTTGCGTGCTTGCTCGCGAGCTAGGTTTTCAAAGTAACGCACGACCTCCTGGACCATGAGATTCAGTAGATCTATTCCAGCCGCGTAGCTATCTGACCCTGCGACATTGATCGTGATTCCGACGTTATACTCGGGGATGATGACGATATAGGCGGCGTATAAGACGCCGTCGCCGGCTTTGGTGTAAACGTCGACAGGCCGCAGAGAGGGCGTTACATCCGAGACTCAGTAGATCTCCCAGGGCATGCCAACTGCGCCTTGAGCGGTCGAGAGGAACGAGGTAGGCTTGAGCCAGAGGTCGGTTCGGGGAGCGGAAAGGAGGTCGTGGCGGAGGATGCTTCGAATGAACTTTGCGAGGTCTTCAGGGGTTGTGTACAACCCAGCTGTTCTTTCACAGTAGTTAGTAGTTGATTTAcagaagagagaggagcTGGCTCACGGGTCATAGTTCCCCAGGGGAACAGACATCAGCTCGAACCCGCCGTCAAGGGGAAGTAGTGCCCGTGACGGATCCTGAAGCTCGAAGCCAGTGGCCGAGGAGAGACCCAGGGGCTTGGAGATCTTCTCGTAGATGATGTCTCTGAACTTCATCGAGGTCACCCTCTCGAGAACAAAGCCAAGGATGATAAAGCCGCTGTTGGAATAGGCTACCTTCTGGCCCGGCTGCCAGGTGAGGttgttgttcttgagggATTCGAAGAATTCTGTGTAGACCTTGTTAGAAGAAGTATAGAGATGGCTGACGAGAGGCTACTGACCAGAACGAGTACACAGTCCAGTGTCTGCAGTGTCACAGACAGGAGTACCAGAGGCTGGAGATGCTTCCGGGAAACCTAGAGCACGGAGAGTCTTGGATTTAAGTCCTGTAGCTAAGTCAAAAGCGTATCCTACAAGATGTTAGTCAACTAGAGGTTGGCACGAGCCAAAGGAGCAGAGCAGGACTTGCCGCCTTCACGAGGGACACCACCAAGCTGGCTGGCCAACACCCTGAGCGTGATGTCCTTGTAGTGATCGATCTTGGCCAACTCTGGCACATATTTCGAAGCGGGATCGTCGAGGCTGAGGTTCTCCTGGAGCAAAAGAGCCAAGACTGTGAAGACTTTGGTAACACTGGCCACGCGGTAGATGGAACTACTGGTCACCTTGCTAACGCCAGTCCTGTTGAGGTTGCCAGCGGTATGGTGGAAACTGGACAGAGTCTCTTCCTCGCTGGTCACCTTGACGGAGAAGGAGTTTGTCGAAGCGTTCCACGCCTTGCTTGACTGCACGAGATCCCTAAGGCTTTCGGCCAAGGAGTCGGTGAGGTTTCCGTTTGATGGGACctttggaggagggaggacTGGGCCAGTTGGAGGACAGTATGAAGAGGCTAGAGGGAGCCAGAGCAGGCTAAAGAGAGGGAGTGTAGAGGGCTTCATGTTGGATGCTGCTTCTGCGGCGGATGTTTTGTACTCGGAGGCTCGTTACAGGACATGTTGGAACTCTGTCAACAGGTCAACTATATATACTTAAGACGTACTAAGAACACATTATATAAATGGACTTGAAGATAGTTGGTGCTATGCTCGGAGTGGCCATGATCGTCGCAGGTGAGGGAGGTGTTGGCGGTGCAAACTGCAGCAATACGGTTTACGACGAGCAGTGGGGAAAACAGTCTTACAGTGGATGTGGCCCCTGTAAGTTACTGGGGTATCCATGCTGCAACGTAACGCATCCCGCGAAGACCATCAGCAGAGCCACTTGCGCTGAATCAGGATAGGAATGCGAGGAGACATGGAATTCTAACATGCAAAACAACAGAAAATTAATCTTGAAAAGACAGATAAAAATCGAAGATTTATACAGTTCGAAATTGGTTTTAATTTGGTAGGTGGAATTCAGGGGTATCTGGGGCCTCGCCTACTTCAGCTCGCAGCTCGAATGGTGCTGAACGGCTTGGTCTCGCCCTGTCAAATCTGTTGCAGTCTTCTCTGCCCTCCGTAAATTCTCAAAACTGTAGTATATGCTCAGAGAACCGTGTGTATAGATGTAgacaacctcttcttctggaccTGACTCCCAAGATTCCCTCATGCCGACCCTGAGATTCCTCATCTGGTGTCCCTTCTCACGCTTCTCTTTCGACGGAGGAGCAATGCTGACGATCTAGGCCAAGTAAACTTTATCCAATGTAGCCTTGGCATGTTGGAACGCCCGAGGGAGGAAGGGTACGGGATTGGTAACTGCATAGTCGATAGCAGAGAGTCAAAAGTGTGAGGTCGTGGTAATACTTGCTGCGTAAGCCACACCAGACTTCCCACGAACTCAAATACGCTTGTAGATACCAAGCAAGAGGATCAAGAAAACCAATGCTGACTTCTGAAGATGCCCTTGACCTGCCCCTGAGATACCCGGTGGGAGTTTGACTGCCCTCCGTCTGCGTCGGCAATGAAAAGCGTCGAATGGTACCAGGATGGCCTTTGGACGTACGTTTCGAGTAAGCTCACAGAAGAAAGCCCACATACTCTTGTACTCCGAGGAAGCTATAGCTGCCATACTGGCCCTGACAGGTGTCCGGCGAGAACCGTGTTTGACAGGGAGCAAGTGGTATTTCGGGCTGGCGCGGTGTATGGTGTACCAAAGGTCTTCGACCCCCTTTCCACCTAGAAAGGTTCCGAGCGCAAAGTAGGG
This Fusarium keratoplasticum isolate Fu6.1 chromosome 6, whole genome shotgun sequence DNA region includes the following protein-coding sequences:
- a CDS encoding RRM domain-containing protein, with translation MAHRRDPAFEKAISPPSDNGPVESFQVSPTSSQDTRVAMYSTDEGASNAAKGKGRAVDAPNGFSGASSDAATVRTRIYPHVEEDPFAGPSTASGQSINPGLSPMASAFQPTPTFQPNDGVLDFLSTDLGISRLIEVSGDGVTVTVAEVGNFVTGKAKDDGVQIHGGRTLSTTDCKVYISFEDLRDAGWASTVLRQKHGWINGFLHGNMTENGYEYAGDQRLTHLGQVAIFASPPFGAVADPIQVVEVAKAILNSHGQLFGLVKQLGWGDGSFRAIGQFCKVADAINAVRVFNGVTPHGLHLEVTAPIGPSNAKATGGNDPAMHGLALVHVANRQQGAGGGNRPVHAPYLIPSAPASMQYGMQGMHLVGPAYQAPPSPAMTSRHGANIHSPSRYRNGNHYNYHHAYHNGMLTRWNPRRQPRSHRAGRNVNSTNHVDLQEVISGRDCRTTIMLRNIPNKVDQPMLKRFVDESSFGKYDFMYLRIDFANDCNVGYAFINFAKAEYIIPFVEHRANKRWNLFRSDKVAEVSYATIQGKDCLVQKFRNSSVMLEAEHYRPKLFYTDHCEDQQLIGREEPFPGPDNHSKMKRSCENAEHVGLFTPNAGQHYRDEQRRRRSQYDRGTRLAVLEEMHETTIGPYYARDLNMRR
- a CDS encoding SUN domain-containing protein, whose amino-acid sequence is MTPSLGSTVLRLLAISSAWTPPTQAQAQSQESSRADSSTSTTVSSCDARTINYITHTLPQSCLTSSWSSATPSAANATADAPSNVTSSDAPQSSSADAESQSSTPAATAEGEQDAAGEEPTKPFMSFEDWKEMMLRKTGQDPQDLRSRNNQPRRADDRIPPDMGHAGLGEEDEISLNFDNYLDNAGEQKDRPSGGDVEIPGRDGAGQAVVYEEGSIHKTKDAGKTCKERFSYSSFDAGATVLKSSPGAKNAKAILVENKDSYMLLECSAPRKFVIVELSDDVLIDTVVIANFEFFSSMVRLFRVSVSDRYPVKPDKWKEVGSFEARNSRDIQPFLVENPQIWAKYVRIEFLTQYGNEYYCPVSLIRIHGSRMLDSWKDRDDDSHEDHEEPQQLPSPEDESAKPLEIEKPQEPIVPTSTEKMPYCEVDDPTMLFLAPLVCPASFNATTGRVPSQPDTSSIEGISASSQNVSTEDRERSGASTPHVRRAEYPATEDATSSSSSSTASPSATPAISPTSPSSISSSSASTGSNSTAPATSAKTASTSSTSTSSSASTSIAKPSPANTANPKNRTTATTSNSPASPTVQEGFFKAISKRLHQVESNLTLSLKYVEDQARHMSDTLHRTEQKQISKATLFLDNLNQTVLAELRSVREQYDQIWQSTVIALESQREQSNREIVALSTRLNLLADEVVFQKRMAIVQAVLLLSCLLLVIFSRGVSLPYLAPFMDQANLASYDASASSPGRVRALYGNSYDTDGEDPSLLTPRSRRDYIPLSSSAGDVSSADLRRRTSFVDDSRLGCEQLSPPPTPGPVDGYTSSTDASLSSHEAQPALLRRSPAMHPNNSRKPLPALPENPSSP